The following proteins are co-located in the Candidatus Omnitrophota bacterium genome:
- a CDS encoding methylenetetrahydrofolate reductase: MTFSEKIKTKKFIVTSEIGPPKGVDVAAHIVDAELVKGRVDAINVTDLQSSVMRLGSLAFSRLLIERNIEPIYQVTCRDRNRLALQSDLLSAYALGIRNVLILTGDHPSLGDHPAAKPVYDLDSVGLLRAAKLLESGHDLAGKKLKGSPKFCLGAAVNPGVDPLEPEIIKMAKKIESGAEFFQTQAIFDAKQFEKFMNNIKDLKVPIIAGVVVLKSADSARFMNKHVPGISVPDAIIEEIEKAEDKDKKSIEIAARLIKELKGIAGGVHIMSIGMNKKVPLILNAAGL; this comes from the coding sequence ATGACTTTTAGTGAAAAGATCAAAACGAAAAAATTTATCGTAACAAGCGAAATAGGCCCGCCAAAGGGCGTTGATGTGGCGGCACATATTGTGGATGCGGAACTGGTCAAGGGCCGCGTAGACGCGATCAATGTGACGGACCTGCAAAGTTCGGTGATGCGGCTTGGCTCATTGGCGTTCAGCCGTCTTTTAATAGAGCGTAATATAGAGCCCATATACCAAGTGACGTGTCGAGACAGAAACCGCCTTGCGCTGCAATCGGACCTGTTGTCCGCTTATGCTCTTGGCATACGCAACGTCCTCATACTGACGGGCGACCATCCGTCACTGGGTGACCACCCGGCGGCAAAACCGGTTTACGACCTGGATTCCGTAGGCCTTCTACGAGCGGCAAAGCTCCTTGAAAGCGGACATGATCTGGCAGGCAAAAAACTGAAAGGCTCGCCAAAGTTCTGCCTTGGCGCAGCCGTCAATCCCGGGGTGGATCCGCTTGAACCGGAAATAATAAAGATGGCAAAAAAGATAGAATCCGGCGCGGAGTTTTTCCAGACACAGGCCATATTTGACGCGAAGCAGTTTGAAAAATTTATGAATAACATAAAGGATTTGAAAGTCCCCATAATAGCCGGCGTGGTCGTACTTAAAAGTGCTGATAGCGCAAGATTCATGAATAAGCACGTACCCGGCATATCGGTACCGGATGCAATAATAGAAGAAATAGAAAAGGCCGAGGATAAAGATAAAAAGTCGATAGAGATAGCGGCGCGCCTTATAAAAGAGTTAAAGGGTATCGCCGGCGGAGTCCATATCATGTCTATAGGGATGAATAAGAAGGTTCCTTTAATACTTAACGCGGCGGGCCTTTAG